A single window of Mycolicibacterium aurum DNA harbors:
- a CDS encoding chemotaxis protein CheB, translating to MSGPDVVVFGGSAGGMKALRGIFETLDDIRDTVIGVVLHRSPDPSPLADVLQTYTAIPVHEPDASPWVCPPGAVTVAPAGYHLVLGQERRLSTEQGTPLSLYQAGPGVRAHLTLDAPVAHSRPSLDVVFASAAHLTNSVTAVLLSCANDDGASGCEAVKAAGGRVVVQDPATCEAPIAVNAAMRRVVPDHVADPRGIGRWLSQTLASGR from the coding sequence GTGTCTGGCCCTGACGTCGTCGTCTTCGGCGGCAGCGCCGGCGGCATGAAAGCCCTCCGCGGCATTTTCGAGACGCTCGACGACATCCGCGACACCGTGATCGGCGTTGTACTGCACCGCTCTCCAGACCCGTCGCCGCTGGCCGACGTGCTCCAGACCTATACCGCGATACCTGTTCACGAACCCGATGCCAGTCCATGGGTGTGTCCGCCAGGTGCAGTGACGGTGGCGCCCGCCGGCTACCACCTGGTGTTGGGTCAGGAGCGACGGCTGTCCACAGAGCAGGGCACCCCACTGTCCCTCTACCAGGCGGGCCCCGGGGTGCGGGCGCACCTGACGCTGGATGCGCCGGTCGCGCATTCGCGGCCATCGCTGGATGTCGTCTTCGCCAGCGCCGCCCACCTCACCAATTCGGTGACAGCGGTTCTTCTCTCGTGTGCCAACGACGACGGCGCGTCGGGCTGTGAAGCCGTCAAAGCGGCCGGCGGCAGGGTCGTGGTGCAAGATCCGGCCACCTGCGAGGCCCCGATCGCCGTCAACGCCGCGATGCGCAGGGTCGTTCCCGACCACGTCGCTGATCCGCGGGGGATCGGGAGATGGCTGTCGCAGACGCTGGCCTCGGGCCGGTGA